One Vicia villosa cultivar HV-30 ecotype Madison, WI unplaced genomic scaffold, Vvil1.0 scaffold7, whole genome shotgun sequence genomic window carries:
- the LOC131643070 gene encoding protein GAMETE CELL DEFECTIVE 1, mitochondrial-like: MQTLRKITATAKQFTPNLRLQPTLNLPATTRHLSIRNSRSGEDEWNEAWESAWLPQDLTPKARASWEGDVNFVTEADAETKAFVEEMNENWNERRKGSKKEDNEKKEENGALYSLENIKKDYRLKKQKLHAGLWSKEIEKLEEAKLGDSDVLAGDDDIQRLLNSCSDIFDSGNNDLNNAKFQTSEFKNMPDGWETISKNQDGNIWEMSQREEDILMQEFERRIAYSKFQIASFIKTHIFSRRRPIDGWKYMIEVVGPNAKRGKGSVSRVPSLSDPSTQPFKEEKTPVDKNYIPLGRR; this comes from the exons atgcaaaccCTTCGAAAAATCACAGCAACAGCAAAGCAATTCACACCAAATCTCCGATTACAACCCACCCTCAACCTCCCAGCAACAACACGTCATCTTTCAATCCGCAACTCACGGAGCGGCGAAGACGAATGGAACGAAGCGTGGGAGTCCGCGTGGCTACCACAAGACCTAACACCAAAAGCGCGAGCTTCATGGGAGGGGGACGTGAACTTCGTCACAGAGGCCGACGCGGAAACGAAGGCGTTCGTGGAGGAGATGAATGAGAACTGGAACGAAAGGAGAAAAGGTTCGAAGAAGGAGGATAATGAGAAAAAGGAGGAAAACGGTGCGCTTTATAGTTTGGAGAATATTAAGAAGGATTATAGGTTGAAGAAGCAGAAGCTGCATGCTGGTCTTTGGAGTAAGGAGATTGAGAAACTTGAGGAAGCTAAGTTGGGGGATTCTGATGTTCTTGCTGGTGATGATGATATTCAGAGATTGCTTAATAGTTGCTCTGA CATCTTTGACTCCGGCAATAATGATCTGAACAAtgcaaaatttcaaacttctgaATTCAAAAACATGCCTGATGGGTGGGAAACGATATCAAAAAATCAAGATGGAAATATATGGGAGATGTCCCAGAGAGAAGAAGATATACTTATGCAGGAATTTGAGCGACGAATTGCTTACAGCAAATTTCAG ATTGCTAGTTTTATCAAGACTCACATATTTAGCCGGAGGAGGCCAATTGATGGGTGGAAATACATGATAGAAGTGGTGGGACCAAACGCTAAAAGAGGGAAGGGAAGTGTTTCTAGAGTTCCCAGTCTCTCTGACCCATCTACCCAACCATTCAAAGAGGAGAAAACTCCAGTTGATAAGAACTACATTCCCCTTGGGAGGCGATAG